The proteins below are encoded in one region of Cucurbita pepo subsp. pepo cultivar mu-cu-16 chromosome LG10, ASM280686v2, whole genome shotgun sequence:
- the LOC111803644 gene encoding uncharacterized protein LOC111803644, which translates to MAGQPSDSSPLIPPPPISDPSEIDLEAGQGEQIQCRICLETDGRDFIAPCKCKGTSKYVHRECLDHWRAVKEGFAFAHCTTCKAPYHLRVHAVADRKWRTLKFRFFVTRDIVFIFLAVQLVIASLGYLTHFVDGFQHYWLRLTWGFDNKISFYYICGALLFFALLGLSGCFITCYDRRVRNDLAQPCRELCLCCCHPGLCADCHLPGTLCMWTDCTTCFESCGSIATECGCLGGAGEAGLPLLFIMALIVLGLFTVIGIFYSVLVATMVGQRIWQRHYHILAKRMLTKEYVVEDVDGEMTGSEWLPPPLPAEHVQQLKTLGLL; encoded by the exons ATGGCGGGTCAACCGTCAGATTCTTCCCCTCTTATTCCACCGCCTCCGATCAGCGACCCCAGTGAGATCGACCTCGAAGCCGGCCAAGGGGAGCAGATACAATGTAGAATTTGCCTCGAGACCGATG GTAGGGATTTTATTGCTCCCTGCAAATGCAAGGGGACATCAAAGTATGTTCATCGAGAATGTCTGGATCATTGGCGGGCTGTGAAG GAAGGGTTTGCTTTTGCTCATTGTACCACATGTAAGGCCCCTTACCATTTGAGAGTACATGCTGTTGCTGACAGGAAATGGCGAACCCTGAAATTTCGATTTTTTGTGACTAGAGatattgtatttatatttttggcGGTTCAGCTT GTAATTGCTTCTCTGGGATATTTGACGCATTTTGTAGATGGTTTTCAACATTACTGGCTTCGTCTTACGTGGGGTTTTGATaacaaaattagtttttattacaTATGTg GagctttattattttttgcatTGCTCGGCTTGTCTGGATGCTTCATCACTTGTTATGATCGGAGAGTTAGGAATGATTTGGCTCAGCCATGTAGAGAATTGTGTCTATGTTGTTGCCACCCTGG ACTATGTGCTGACTGTCATTTGCCTGGTACTCTTTGTATGTGGACTGACTGCACCACTTGCTTCGAAAGTTGTGGAAGCATCGCAACCGAATGCGGATGCCTAGGAGGTGCTGGTGAAGCAGGACTgccattattatttataatggCCTTGATTGTTCTTGGTTTGTTCACAGTGATTGGTATCTTCTACAGCGTCTTGGTAGCTACCATGGTTGGACAACGAATATGGCAACGACACTATCACATACTTGCAAAAAGAATGCTTACAAAG GAATATGTTGTGGAAGATGTAGATGGGGAGATGACAGGATCTGAGTGGTTACCTCCACCACTTCCAGCTGAGCACGTTCAACAACTGAAAACTCTTGGCcttttatga
- the LOC111803646 gene encoding prostatic spermine-binding protein-like produces the protein MEIANASAGVTLRDGSLARASEGLAALLASALVNTQLLAQDPLGAFLIKPGMKGDSPTQCPSPPPLDAEGDDDDDDDGDGDLSEGEGDEDLSSEDGDDYANNLNDNSKSNSKKNPEGGAGGAEENGEEEEEFDGEEDQDDDGDDDDDNDDGDDDDEDDDGDDDDDGGEDEDEVADEDEDEEEEDEDEDEEALQPPKKRKK, from the exons ATGGAGATAGCAAATGCTTCAGCAGGTGTCACGCTCCGCGATGGCTCACTCGCACGCGCTAGTGAAGGGTTAGCTGCTTTACTAGCTTCGGCTCTGGTCAACACCCAGCTCCTGGCTCAG GATCCCCTTGGGGCGTTTCTGATCAAACCTGGAATGAAAGGAGACAGTCCCACCCAGTGCCCATCACCCCCACCACTTGATGCTGAAGGCGACGACGATGACGACGATGATGGGGATGGCGACTTAAGTGAAGGTGAAGGTGACGAGGATTTATCATCTGAAGATGGCGATGACTACGCCAACAACCTTAACGACAATAGTAAAAGTAATTCAAAGAAGAATCCCGAGGGCGGAGCTGGTGGGGCCGAAGAGAAtggggaggaagaagaagagtttgACGGGGAGGAGGATCAAGATGATGATggggatgatgatgatgataacgATGATGGTGACGATGACGACGAAGATGACGACGGtgatgacgatgatgatgGTGGAGAAGACGAGGATGAAGTAGCAGACGAGgatgaagatgaggaagaggaggaCGAGGATGAAGATGAGGAAGCACTCCAGCCTCccaagaagaggaagaagtaA
- the LOC111803641 gene encoding pentatricopeptide repeat-containing protein At2g22070, which translates to MEVAHAPTSSDFFAHILQTSVRIRDPFAGRSVHSQIIKKGLHLGVYLINNLMTFYAKTGSVRDAHHVFDEMPIKSTFSWNTLISAYAKQGNFDASRRLLYEMPDCDPVSWTAIIVGYNQLGLFDNAIGMFAKMISERVPPSQFTVSNVLSSCAANQALDIGRKIHSFVVKLGLGSHASVATSLLNMYAKCGDPVIAKVVFDRMTLKNISTWNALISLYMQSGQINLAASQFEKMPDRDIVSWNSMISGYNQIGYDLEALNIFSKMLFESSLKPDKFTLASVLSACANLEKLNIGKQIHAYILRTETETSEAVGNALISMYAKSGGVEIARLIIEHNRTSNLNIIAFTSLLDGYTKLGDVKPAREIFNKLRDRDVIAWTAMIVGYVQNGLWNEALELFRSMVNEGPEPNSYTLASMLSVSSSLASLEHGKQIHARAIKAGESSTASVTNALIAMYAKAGSINIAKRVFDLTSGKKETVSWTSMIMALAQHGFGEEAISLFERMLSVGMKPDHITYVGVLSACTHVGLIEQGRNYYNLMTEVHKIEPTLSHYACMIDLYGRAGLLQEAYQFIESMPIEPDNIAWGSLLASCKIHKNADLAKVAAERLLHIDPGNSGAYSALANVYSACGKWENAAKTRKLMKDRGVKKDKGFSWIHIKNKVHAFGVEDVIHPQKDEIYKLMDEIWEDIKKMGFIPDTESVLHDLEEEVKEQILRYHSEKLAIAFGLLSTPENTVLRIMKNLRVCNDCHSAIKFISKLVGREIIVRDATRFHHFKDGACSCRDYW; encoded by the coding sequence ATGGAAGTTGCTCATGCACCCACTTCTTCTGACTTCTTTGCACATATCCTGCAAACAAGCGTCAGAATCAGAGACCCATTTGCCGGAAGGTCAGTTCACTCTCAAATAATCAAGAAAGGCCTTCATCTTGGCGTGTACTTGATAAATAATCTTATGACCTTCTATGCTAAAACTGGGTCAGTTAGGGATGCCCACCATgtgttcgatgaaatgccCATTAAGTCAACATTCTCATGGAACACTTTGATCTCTGCGTATGCTAAACAGGGCAATTTCGATGCGTCGCGTCGCCTTCTGTATGAAATGCCTGATTGCGACCCCGTTTCTTGGACTGCGATCATCGTGGGTTACAATCAATTGGGTCTATTTGATAATGCGATTGGAATGTTTGCGAAGATGATATCCGAGAGAGTCCCGCCTTCTCAATTCACGGTCAGTAATGTTCTTTCTTCCTGCGCGGCAAATCAAGCTTTGGACATTGGTAGGAAGATTCATTCATTTGTTGTCAAACTCGGACTTGGCAGCCACGCTTCTGTTGCAACTTCCCTGCTGAATATGTACGCAAAATGTGGAGATCCGGTTATAGCGAAAGTTGTTTTTGATAGGATGACGCTGAAGAACATTTCAACGTGGAATGCTTTGATTTCATTGTACATGCAATCTGGGCAGATTAACCTTGCTGCTTCACAGTTCGAGAAAATGCCTGACCGAGATATAGTTTCTTGGAATTCGATGATTTCAGGTTATAATCAGATAGGGTATGATCTTGAAGCACTGAATATCTTCTCGAAGATGttgtttgaatcttctttAAAGCCAGATAAGTTCACCTTGGCAAGCGTTTTATCAGCTTGTGCCAATCTTGAGAAGCTGAATATTGGAAAACAGATACATGCTTATATTCTAAGAACAGAAACTGAAACTTCTGAAGCAGTTGGCAATGCTTTGATATCAATGTATGCAAAGTCAGGTGGGGTAGAAATAGCTAGACTGATTATTGAGCATAACAGGACTTCAAATCTAAACATTATAGCGTTTACTTCCCTACTGGATGGTTATACCAAGCTTGGAGATGTTAAACCAGCCAGAGAgatatttaacaaattaagaGATCGTGATGTGATAGCATGGACAGCCATGATTGTTGGTTATGTGCAAAACGGGTTATGGAATGAAGCGCTGGAACTGTTTCGGTCGATGGTTAACGAAGGCCCTGAGCCGAATAGTTATACCCTGGCGAGCATGCTGAGTGTAAGTTCAAGTTTGGCTAGTTTGGAGCATGGAAAACAAATCCATGCCAGAGCCATAAAAGCAGGAGAATCTTCAACAGCTTCTGTTACTAATGCCTTGATAGCCATGTATGCTAAAGCAGGAAGCATCAATATAGCCAAAAGAGTTTTTGATCTTACCAGCGGGAAGAAGGAAACTGTGTCCTGGACATCAATGATCATGGCTCTGGCGCAGCATGGCTTTGGAGAAGAAGCCATCAGCCTGTTTGAGAGGATGCTCTCAGTTGGTATGAAACCTGACCATATCACTTATGTAGGAGTGCTGTCTGCTTGTACACACGTGGGATTAATAGAACAAGGTCGAAATTACTATAATCTGATGACTGAAGTACATAAAATTGAACCTACTCTAAGTCATTATGCATGTATGATCGATCTTTATGGACGAGCTGGATTGCTTCAAGAAGCATACCAATTCATTGAAAGCATGCCTATAGAGCCAGATAATATAGCTTGGGGATCGCTACTAGCATCTTGTAAGATCCATAAAAATGCAGATTTGGCGAAAGTTGCAGCGGAAAGACTGCTTCATATTGATCCTGGAAACAGCGGCGCATACTCAGCTCTTGCTAATGTATATTCAGCTTGCGGGAAATGGGAAAACGCTGCCAAAACTAGAAAGCTGATGAAGGATAGAGGAGTGAAGAAAGATAAAGGATTTAGTTGGATTCATATTAAGAACAAAGTTCATGCATTTGGAGTTGAAGACGTGATTCATCCACAGAAAGATGAAATCTATAAGTTGATGGATGAGATTTGGGAGGACATAAAAAAGATGGGGTTCATCCCTGACACTGAATCAGTGCTTCATGACCTTGAAGAAGAGGTGAAGGAGCAGATTCTTAGATATCATAGTGAGAAACTTGCTATAGCATTTGGTCTTCTGAGTACACCAGAGAACACTGTGCTGAGGATTATGAAGAACCTTAGAGTTTGTAATGACTGCCATTCTGCTATAAAGTTCATCTCCAAGCTTGTAGGAAGGGAAATCATTGTGAGAGATGCTACTCGATTTCACCATTTTAAGGATGGCGCCTGTTCTTGTCGGGACTATTGGTAG
- the LOC111803645 gene encoding uncharacterized protein LOC111803645, translated as MARRKAKKSVKKSSPSPVREAKDGSANELKSEDQASLVSDEDVERHATAIRAIRDVEIERLITELRLLRSYFNKEQLQTPLLQFFEEKLPSLSISRRGEQGEIEVQWKNTEDELHTNPADGIDIHASLLHRLSTAYPNCSAGMRSFNGFEFSSKSVKTNPFNVENLQIPNFALEEPSDNMVLGMPDLLQTPGVSNQRLSIGMTPKTRRLPKPGEVLVSIHGSPLGVYREENMEAIHESEEG; from the exons ATGGCAAGGCGAAAGGCGAAGAAGTCAGTTAAGAAGTCCAGCCCTTCACCTGTTCGAGAAGCAAAGGATGGATCAGCGAATGAGCTAAAAAGTGAGGATCAAGCATCATTGGTGTCCGACGAGGATG TTGAACGGCATGCTACTGCAATCCGTGCGATTCGGGATGTGGAAATCGAGCGTTTGATTACTGAATTGCGGTTGCTGCGTTCGTATTTCAACAAAGAGCAATTGCAAACTCCTCTATTGCAATTTTTCGAAGAAAAACTTCCAAGCTTGTCCATTTCAAGACGAGGCGAACAAGGAGAAATTGAAGTGCAATGGAAGAATACAGAGGATGAATTACACACTAATCCAGCTGATGGAATAGATATACATGCTTCTCTCCTGCATCGCCTGTCCACAGCTTACCCTAACTGTTCTGCCGGAATGCGATCTTTTAATGGATTTGAATTTTCCAGTAAATCAG TGAAAACAAATCCTTTCAATGTTGAGAACCTGCAAATTCCAAACTTC GCTTTGGAGGAACCCTCAGATAACATGGTGCTTGGCATGCCAGACCTTCTCCAAACTCCTGGG GTAAGTAACCAAAGATTGTCTATTGGAATGACGCCAAAAACCCGAAGGCTGCCAAAGCCGGGGGAGGTGCTTGTATCTATCCATGGATCCCCGCTTGGCGTTTACAGGGAAGAAAACATGGAAGCAATCCATG AATCAGAAGAGGGTTGA
- the LOC111803643 gene encoding pentatricopeptide repeat-containing protein At4g39620, chloroplastic: MPLSFSLQFSPSFTPFSSSSRNFQLSQTWLPLPLSLRRAVSTRVVCISTRPNRKSGAKTDRSEAEELVRGVIRKFSDKEPLLKTLDKYVRVMRTEHCFLLFEELGKKDKWLQCLEVFRWMQKQRWYIADNGVYSKLISIMGKKGQIRMAIWLFSEMRNSGCRPDTSVYNALITAHLHSKDKAKALVKVLWYFEKMKGMERCKPNVVTYNILTRAFAQAGKVDQVNALFKDLDESIVSADIYTYNGVMDAYGKNGMIKEMETMLARMKSNEIKPDIISFNLLIDSYGKKQLFDKMEQVFKSLLRSKERPTLPTFNSMITNYGKARLRERAEEVFRKMKDMGYDPSYVTCESLIMMYGHCDCVSKAREIFDGMVNSGKAVRVSTLNAMLDVYCMNGLPMEADLLFESASSMKVFPDSTTYKLLYKAYTKADAKELVEKLLKNMDKAGIIPNKRFFLDALGTVGSSPEKPEPARTGTGSRHSESSVEKPISSRNRRGSRKLESSVKNHAPELGLA; encoded by the exons ATgcccctttctttttctctgcAATTTTCTCCCTCATTtactccattttcttcttcttcccgaAACTTCCAACTCTCTCAGACATGGCTTCCACTCCCATTGTCTCTGAGGAGGGCCGTTTCGACCCGAGTGGTCTGTATTTCAACTCGACCCAATAGGAAATCCGGGGCTAAGACCGACAGGTCGGAGGCTGAAGAACTGGTTCGCGGTGTAATCAGAAAGTTCAGCGATAAAGAACCATTGCTCAAGACACTGGACAAGTACGTCCGTGTTATGAGAACTGAGCattgttttcttctatttgaGGAATTAGGGAAAAAGGATAAATGGCTTCAGTGCCTCGAG gTTTTCAGATGGATGCAGAAACAGCGCTGGTATATTGCTGACAATGGGGTTTATTCTAAACTGATATCTATTATGGGAAAGAAGGGCCAAATTCGGATGGCTATATGGCTCTTTTCTGAGATGCGAAATAGTGGGTGTCGACCTGATACTTCTGTCTACAATGCACTTATCACAGCGCACCTTCATTCTAAGGACAAAGCCAAGGCTTTGGTTAAAGTCCTTTGGTACTTTGAGAAGATGAAGGGAATGGAACGGTGTAAGCCAAATGTTGTTACTTACAACATTCTTACCAGAGCTTTTGCTCAAGCTGGAAAAGTGGATCAAGTTAATGCCTTGTTTAAAGATCTTGATGAGAGCATTGTTTCAGCtgatatatacacatataatGGAGTGATGGATGCATATGGGAAAAATGGGATGATCAAAGAGATGGAAACGATGCTTGCTCGCATGAAAAGTAATGAAATCAAACCAGATATCATATCCTTTAACTTGTTGATTGATTCATATGGGAAGAAACAGCTATTTGACAAGATGGAACAGGTGTTCAAGAGTTTATTACGATCGAAGGAGAGGCCGACGCTACCTACATTCAATTCGATGATCACAAACTACGGGAAGGCACGACTTAGAGAGAGAGCTGAAGAAGTTTTTAGGAAGATGAAGGATATGGGATATGATCCAAGCTATGTCACTTGTGAAAGTCTAATCATGATGTATGGTCACTGTGACTGTGTTTCTAAGGCTAGAGAAATCTTTGATGGAATGGTTAATTCTGGGAAGGCAGTGAGAGTCTCGACCCTCAACGCCATGCTTGATGTTTACTGCATGAATGGTTTGCCCATGGAAGCCGATTTGCTTTTCGAGAGTGCGAGTAGTATGAAGGTGTTTCCAGATTCAACAACATACAAGCTTTTGTATAAAGCTTACACCAAAGCTGATGCGAAGGAACTTGTGGAGAAGCTCTTGAAGAACATGGACAAAGCTGGCATCATTCCAAATAAGAGATTCTTCCTCGATGCTTTGGGAACTGTTGGATCTTCACCAGAAAAACCAGAACCTGCAAGAACTGGAACAGGTTCAAGACACTCAGAAAGTAGTGTGGAAAAACCAATATCTTCAAGAAATAGAAGAGGTTCAAGAAAATTGGAAAGTAGTGTGAAAAACCATGCTCCAGAGTTGGGCTTAGCTTAA
- the LOC111803288 gene encoding cytochrome P450 CYP736A12-like isoform X1, producing MPWIWATLALLLLSHYLFQTWRFNIKSKGKKLPPGPKGFPIIGSLNLLKQFPHRDLHRLSQKHGPIMHMKLGLVNTIVVSSPEAAELFLKTHDLVFASRPLTMVSKFLSYGQKNLVFAQYGSYWRNVRKMCTLELLSTQKINSFKSMRKEEIGLVIECLKKAANDGVAVDLSSKVVSLSTDMTCLMVFGRKFGDEELDDRGFKAMIQEVMQLVAAPNLGDFIPFISTFDLQGLTRRMKNVSQVFDGFFERIIDEHLKSKSFGEKRTKDFLDVMLDLIGSEDTEYRIDRSSVKAIILDILGAAMDTSATVIGWALPELIRHPDVMKRVQDELEDVVGLDRMVEESDLIHLEYLDMVIKEILRLYPPVPLLVPHESLQDCIVGDFFIPKKSRVIVNAWAIGRNPNVWANPKKFYPERFNGSQIDVRGRDFQLIPFGAGRRGCPGIQLGLTVTRLVVAQLVHCFHWKLSNDMSVDELNMTEEFGLTCPRAQDLIVIPIYRLHV from the exons ATGCCTTGGATTTGGGCCACACTtgctctgcttcttctttcccATTACCTCTTTCAAACATGGCGATTCAACATCAAAAGCAAGGGCAAGAAATTGCCTCCTGGCCCAAAAGGGTTTCCAATTATAGGCAGCCTCAATTTGCTCAAACAGTTCCCTCACAGAGATCTTCACCGATTGTCCCAAAAACATGGACCCATCATGCACATGAAATTGGGTCTTGTAAACACCATTGTCGTGTCTTCCCCTGAAGCTGCAGAGCTCTTTTTGAAAACCCATGACCTTGTTTTTGCAAGTAGACCACTCACTATGGTCTCTAAGTTCTTATCTTACGGCCAAAAGAACTTGGTTTTTGCTCAATATGGTTCATATTGGCGCAATGTGCGCAAAATGTGTACACTTGAATTGCTTAGTACACAAAAGATTAACTCTTTCAAGTCCATGAGAAAGGAAGAGATTGGATTGGTGATTGAGTGTCTAAAAAAGGCTGCAAATGATGGTGTTGCTGTTGATCTTAGCTCTAAAGTTGTGTCTCTAAGCACAGACATGACTTGTTTGATGGTTTTTGGGAGGAAATTTGGTGATGAAGAGCTTGATGATAGGGGCTTCAAGGCTATGATCCAAGAGGTGATGCAATTAGTTGCTGCTCCTAACTTGGGtgattttattccttttatttcAACCTTTGATCTTCAAGGGCTGACCCGTCGGATGAAAAACGTCAGCCAAGTGTTTGATGGTTTCTTTGAGAGAATTATTGATGAGCATCTCAAGTCTAAGTCCTTTGGTGAAAAAAGAACCAAGGACTTTTTAGATGTCATGTTGGATTTAATTGGCTCCGAAGATACCGAATATCGGATCGATCGATCTAGCGTCAAAGCTATAATATTG gATATACTTGGTGCTGCAATGGACACGTCAGCCACAGTAATTGGATGGGCACTACCTGAGCTCATTAGGCATCCAGATGTAATGAAGAGAGTGCAAGATGAGCTAGAAGATGTGGTTGGCTTGGATAGAATGGTAGAAGAATCAGATCTAATTCACTTGGAATATTTAGATATGGTCATCAAAGAGATTCTTAGGTTGTATCCACCCGTTCCATTATTAGTTCCTCATGAATCTCTTCAAGACTGCATCGTTGGTGACTTTTTTATCCCAAAAAAGTCACGTGTAATAGTGAACGCATGGGCCATTGGACGAAATCCAAATGTTTGGGCTAATCCAAAAAAGTTCTATCCCGAGAGGTTTAATGGTAGCCAAATAGATGtaagagggagagattttcaattAATTCCATTTGGAGCTGGTCGAAGAGGTTGCCCTGGAATACAACTGGGTTTGACCGTGACTCGTTTGGTGGTAGCTCAACTTGTGCATTGTTTTCATTGGAAGCTTTCAAATGATATGTCGGTAGATGAATTAAACATGACAGAAGAATTTGGCTTAACTTGTCCTAGAGCTCAGGATCTTATAGTAATTCCTATTTATCGTCTTCACGTTTGA
- the LOC111803288 gene encoding cytochrome P450 CYP736A12-like isoform X2, with amino-acid sequence MPWIWATLALLLLSHYLFQTWRFNIKSKGKKLPPGPKGFPIIGSLNLLKQFPHRDLHRLSQKHGPIMHMKLGLVNTIVVSSPEAAELFLKTHDLVFASRPLTMVSKFLSYGQKNLVFAQYGSYWRNVRKMCTLELLSTQKINSFKSMRKEEIGLVIECLKKAANDGVAVDLSSKVVSLSTDMTCLMVFGRKFGDEELDDRGFKAMIQEVMQLVAAPNLGDFIPFISTFDLQGLTRRMKNVSQVFDGFFERIIDEHLKSKSFGEKRTKDFLDVMLDLIGSEDTEYRIDRSSVKAIILDILGAAMDTSATVIGWALPELIRHPDVMKRVQDELEDVVGLDRMVEESDLIHLEYLDMVIKEILRLYPPVPLLVPHESLQDCIVGDFFIPKKSRVIVNAWAIGRNPNVWANPKKFYPERFNGSQIDVRGRDFQLIPFGAGRRGCPGIQLGLTVTRLVVAQLVHCFNWKLPNGKLPFELDMTEKFGLTCSIARDIIVTRTYRLRD; translated from the exons ATGCCTTGGATTTGGGCCACACTtgctctgcttcttctttcccATTACCTCTTTCAAACATGGCGATTCAACATCAAAAGCAAGGGCAAGAAATTGCCTCCTGGCCCAAAAGGGTTTCCAATTATAGGCAGCCTCAATTTGCTCAAACAGTTCCCTCACAGAGATCTTCACCGATTGTCCCAAAAACATGGACCCATCATGCACATGAAATTGGGTCTTGTAAACACCATTGTCGTGTCTTCCCCTGAAGCTGCAGAGCTCTTTTTGAAAACCCATGACCTTGTTTTTGCAAGTAGACCACTCACTATGGTCTCTAAGTTCTTATCTTACGGCCAAAAGAACTTGGTTTTTGCTCAATATGGTTCATATTGGCGCAATGTGCGCAAAATGTGTACACTTGAATTGCTTAGTACACAAAAGATTAACTCTTTCAAGTCCATGAGAAAGGAAGAGATTGGATTGGTGATTGAGTGTCTAAAAAAGGCTGCAAATGATGGTGTTGCTGTTGATCTTAGCTCTAAAGTTGTGTCTCTAAGCACAGACATGACTTGTTTGATGGTTTTTGGGAGGAAATTTGGTGATGAAGAGCTTGATGATAGGGGCTTCAAGGCTATGATCCAAGAGGTGATGCAATTAGTTGCTGCTCCTAACTTGGGtgattttattccttttatttcAACCTTTGATCTTCAAGGGCTGACCCGTCGGATGAAAAACGTCAGCCAAGTGTTTGATGGTTTCTTTGAGAGAATTATTGATGAGCATCTCAAGTCTAAGTCCTTTGGTGAAAAAAGAACCAAGGACTTTTTAGATGTCATGTTGGATTTAATTGGCTCCGAAGATACCGAATATCGGATCGATCGATCTAGCGTCAAAGCTATAATATTG gATATACTTGGTGCTGCAATGGACACGTCAGCCACAGTAATTGGATGGGCACTACCTGAGCTCATTAGGCATCCAGATGTAATGAAGAGAGTGCAAGATGAGCTAGAAGATGTGGTTGGCTTGGATAGAATGGTAGAAGAATCAGATCTAATTCACTTGGAATATTTAGATATGGTCATCAAAGAGATTCTTAGGTTGTATCCACCCGTTCCATTATTAGTTCCTCATGAATCTCTTCAAGACTGCATCGTTGGTGACTTTTTTATCCCAAAAAAGTCACGTGTAATAGTGAACGCATGGGCCATTGGACGAAATCCAAATGTTTGGGCTAATCCAAAAAAGTTCTATCCCGAGAGGTTTAATGGTAGCCAAATAGATGtaagagggagagattttcaattAATTCCATTTGGAGCTGGTCGAAGAGGTTGCCCTGGAATACAACTGGGTTTGACCGTGACTCGTTTGGTGGTAGCTCAACTTGTGCATTGTTTT